The Deinococcus wulumuqiensis R12 genome has a window encoding:
- a CDS encoding IS4 family transposase, translating into MIAARSVNHHDLSAHMPGMSTPQGKKRRADRTFRDEQLDMGFFIALLVAHLPPGKVLLSLDRTNWEHGETPINFLVLGAVVHGFTLPLIWVPLDESGNSHTYARMWLVLKLLRALPAKRWLGLVADREFIGAEWFRFLRRQGIKRAIRIRHSDMLDDMSGKEWFEHVQHGHFHEISEKVFVFGELMRVVATRSPVGDLIIIATDFNARKTWKLYKQRWSIECTFSSFKTRGFDLERTGITEKSRLQRLFGLVTLAWMFCLQLGVWLGQTHPIPVLKHGRRAVSLVRHGAQHLVDALRWKPERCRAFLELLTRPFCPPGAAGDEVVTY; encoded by the coding sequence ATGATTGCCGCGAGAAGCGTCAATCATCACGATCTGAGTGCCCATATGCCAGGGATGAGTACCCCGCAGGGCAAGAAGAGACGAGCAGACCGGACCTTCCGGGATGAGCAGCTGGACATGGGCTTTTTCATCGCCCTGCTCGTCGCCCACCTGCCACCAGGAAAGGTTTTGCTGAGTCTGGACCGCACCAACTGGGAACACGGGGAGACGCCCATCAACTTTCTGGTGCTTGGAGCCGTGGTCCACGGCTTCACCCTGCCCCTGATCTGGGTGCCCCTCGACGAGTCCGGGAACAGTCACACGTACGCCCGGATGTGGCTGGTGTTGAAGCTGCTTCGGGCCTTGCCAGCGAAACGCTGGCTGGGCCTAGTGGCTGATCGTGAGTTCATCGGTGCGGAATGGTTCCGTTTTCTCCGTCGTCAGGGCATCAAGCGGGCCATCCGCATTCGGCACAGCGACATGCTGGACGATATGAGCGGGAAAGAGTGGTTTGAGCATGTCCAGCACGGTCATTTTCACGAGATCAGCGAAAAGGTGTTTGTGTTCGGGGAGTTGATGCGGGTGGTGGCGACGAGGTCACCTGTGGGTGACCTCATCATCATCGCTACCGATTTCAATGCTCGGAAGACCTGGAAGCTTTACAAGCAGCGCTGGTCAATTGAGTGCACCTTCAGCAGCTTCAAAACGCGAGGCTTCGACCTGGAGCGAACGGGGATTACAGAAAAAAGCCGTCTACAACGGCTCTTTGGTCTGGTGACGCTGGCCTGGATGTTCTGTTTGCAGCTGGGGGTCTGGCTCGGCCAGACCCATCCCATTCCCGTCCTGAAACATGGTCGCAGAGCGGTCAGCCTGGTGCGTCACGGTGCTCAGCATCTCGTGGATGCCCTGCGTTGGAAACCCGAACGATGCAGGGCTTTCCTGGAACTGCTCACCCGTCCTTTCTGCCCGCCAGGCGCGGCTGGAGACGAAGTTGTCACCTACTGA
- a CDS encoding AbrB/MazE/SpoVT family DNA-binding domain-containing protein, with product MIFPVWDDIELKLSPTENSAMRKPLITIDGQVALVLPAQWLERYQVSEVELIEEGGRLILRPALPQVSFEEAADSLFAEKDALLERLSNA from the coding sequence TTGATTTTTCCCGTCTGGGACGACATCGAACTGAAGTTGTCACCTACTGAGAACTCAGCCATGCGAAAGCCCCTAATAACCATTGACGGACAAGTTGCATTGGTGTTGCCTGCTCAGTGGTTGGAGCGCTACCAAGTGAGCGAAGTCGAGCTTATTGAGGAAGGTGGGAGATTGATTCTGCGTCCTGCCCTGCCTCAGGTCAGTTTTGAGGAAGCCGCCGACTCACTGTTCGCCGAAAAAGATGCTTTGCTGGAACGCTTGAGCAACGCGTGA
- a CDS encoding type II toxin-antitoxin system death-on-curing family toxin produces the protein MTAHSKSTVARLAFGMQARSLQRWRNLHRRRSEPSSTLNEKAAAYLFFLARNHPFSDGNKRTAYLAAATFLLMNGVKLRGSDDAVFELVLQTARGELPDVRAVAEAMGRLL, from the coding sequence ATGACCGCGCACTCCAAAAGTACGGTGGCGCGGCTGGCATTCGGGATGCAGGCGCGCTCGCTTCAGCGCTGGCGCAACCTTCACAGGAGGCGTTCGGAGCCGAGTTCTACCCTGAACGAGAAAGCCGCCGCCTATCTGTTTTTTTTGGCCCGCAATCACCCGTTTTCAGACGGCAACAAGCGAACGGCGTACTTGGCTGCCGCCACCTTTTTGCTGATGAATGGCGTAAAGCTCAGGGGGTCAGACGACGCTGTATTTGAGTTGGTTTTGCAAACTGCACGCGGTGAGCTTCCAGATGTTCGCGCCGTGGCTGAGGCGATGGGGCGGTTGCTTTGA